The stretch of DNA GATCAGCTAATCAtcagttttgacataataattgaAGATCATGACTTGGAAGTCTTTTCAGACTACGATTGTTTGAGAGCACGTGGCAAAATCTTGAAGCCATTTCGGAGCTATCAAATAATGCAATCCATATGATCATATACCACATCACGTAAGATGTATCAGCCCATCTTTTCAGTCACTACAACATTGTTTACTTCTGCAAACATCTTGATTAATAGATTATGGGATACCTTCAGAAGACTTGATGTAACCAACGTGTGACAGATCCATCCTGTCACGTTTGTGGGGAATTGCAATAGCATGTACTGCAGGTAATCATCCGAGACAGATTCTGAAATATAAACGAGGGACAGCAGAGAGTTATAGGTTTGAGAATTGGTATATAGTTTCAGACATTGTGTCAGTCTGCAACTTTGCAAATTGCAATAATGACCTCTTATGCAGCATACTGAGAGAACTAGCAAAAAAAATTTGTTTGCTGCATTATGATTAGAAAACACCTCAATCACTGCATTTTCTAGATTGTAAACCTGAACCTCCACAGTTCATACTCCATGAAAAAGAGCAAAAGTAATGCATAGATGCATAACCAAACCACAGAGGGATACCAGCATTCACCTGGAAAACCTGCTGGAAGCACAAAATCACTAACAGCCCGGGGAATCGAAGAATTCGCCTTTTCATCTTCGACAGTGTTCATCGAAGATTCATCATGCTTCTCCCAGTGAACTTGCAGCTTAGAGTCGCCGTCCAACATATACCTGTTCGCCACATCAATCAGACGATGAGAAACTCGTCGCAAATACAGACATGATAACTCTTCAAATTCAGTCAGGCGTATCAGCAAACAAATTCAGTCAGGCGTATCAGCAAACAAATTCAGTCAGGCGTATCAGCAAACACATGGATTTCAGAAGAGAAGAGACCTCTTGGCGGCGCCGTCGCGGTACCTCTCCACGAGCAAAGGTCTGGCCTTTCTGCAGGAGCCAGACACGTTTCCATCAAAATGAGAAATTGCGGCAGGAATTCAAGAAAGGGAGCGGTGAAATCGAGGGTCGAACTCGGAGTCGCCGGCGCCGCTGCTGGAGGCCGGCGGAGACGCCAGGCGCGAGCGTGGCCGGGGCCGTCGCCATGGGGGAGCTCCGCCCTGGAAGCGGCCGCCGACGGAGAGCATGCTCCGGTGCCGTGGACTGAGCTGACCGGTGGGTAGGTGGAAACCGTGGAAGGATAGGCAGCGCAGCTTACAGTCCACTGGTTTGTTTCTAGTAGTAGTATCAGTTATTTTCCCTTTTAAAAACGGAAATGTTACTTGGCGAACGTTCGCTCGGACGGAATTCCCAGCGAAAGCACCAAGGACAACAATGTTTTGTCCCCTGGCAAAATTTTGCCATTGGCAATTTTTCTTTGCCATGTATTCCACATTGAAGTATGattttttgtttttgcttttgTCGACTCAAAACTTGTGTTTTTTTTTCGAGTTAAATGCACTGGACGTCCTAAAAGTTTTGTCGTTTTGTCACTTTAGTCCTAATTCTTTCAAAATGCACCTTTAGGTCCTAATTCTTTAGTAAGTGGTTCATACGAAATCCTTTTTTCACAAGCGCTCGCTGACCTGCCCATGTGGCGCGTTAACTGATGCCACGCCGACTGAGGTCCCAACCGCCAGGCGAGAAAAATACACTAGAGTTTCTAAAAGTTTCTTGGCAGTGTCACTTTAGTCCTACTTCTTTCAAAATGCACGTTTAGATCCTAATTCTATAGTAAGTGGTTCACCCGAGGTCCTGTTTTGCTCAATCGTTTGCTGACCTGCTTGCGTGACATGTTGACCCATGCCACGTCAACTTAGAGGCCGCTGTAGTTGCTCTTTTTTTTGACAAAAAGACCCTTGTAATCCTCCCCTCTTGACATTTCCTGGTCCCTGCtgaatctctctctctctctctctctctctctctcgtgccCACAATGTTGCCATGGCCAGGGTAACGGGGAAGCGGGTGATGAAGAGGAGCGTTGGAGCATCCTCAGCGAGCCAACGCACAACCAAGCATGTCAGCGAATGATCGTGCAAAAAAGGACCACTTGTGAACCAATTACTATAGAATTAGGACCTAAACATGCATTTTGAAAGAAGTAGGACTAAAGTTACACTGCCCAGAAACTTTTAGAACCTCCAATGTATTTTTCTCGCCAAGCAGTTGGGCCCTCTGTCGACGTGGCATGGGTCAATGTGCCACGCAGGCAGGTTAGCAAGCGCTCGTGAAAAAAGGACCTCGGATGAGCCACTTACTAAAGAATTAGGACCTAAAGGTGCATTTTGGAAGAATTAGGACTAAAGTGACACCTAGATGAAACTTTTAGGACCTCCAGTGCATTTAACTCTTTTTTTTCTATATGCTAATGTGTGTATTATAGGGTCTTGCCTCATGGGCAATTTCTTGTATAATGCCCATTACAAAACTCTTCATAGAATATTTGTCCCCTTCACATTTTGCCATGTCAAACTAGTTGCCATGGTTTCTTTTAATTTGACATATTTTTCGAAAAGAACCAAATTTCCTAAAAAAAACTATATGTTCACATGACAAAGCTATCATGGCACTTCTATTTGTTAGACCATGGCATTTTCATTAATTAGACCATGGTAGTTTAGTGTAGGTAGCATGGCATTCTAAGTTTTTTTAGACTATGGCATTTTTATTATTAAAACGATGGCATTTTATTATTTTAGACCATGGCATTTTTCTCAGTTAGATCatggatttttttatttttttagacCATGGAATTTTTATTTAATCAGACCATGGTAGTCTTAGTGTTGGTAACATcacatttttatttatttattctaTGTAAATTTTTATTATTAAAATGATGACATTTTTATTTCTTTAGACCATGAAAGTTCTGAAGAGCATGACATTTTTACTACTAATAGGGTAGTTTTATTATTTGGATCATATCATTTTCACCATTGTGATCAAGGCAGAAAATATTGTAGCATGGCAATTTTTTTCTTTGGATCATGGcatttttatttttatgccatggaTTTTTATTCTCTTCTGATCATGGGCAATTCCTTTTTGCCCTATAGCATTTTCAGTTTTTGAATCATTCTCATCGTAAAATTTGATATGTACATGGAAATTTATTTTTAATAGTATGGtatttttgttggggaacgtagtaattcaaaaaaattcctacgatcacgcaagatctatctaggagaagcatagcaacgagcggggagagtgtgtccacataccctcatagaccgaaagcgtaagcgtttagtaacgcggttgatgtagtcgaacgtcttcatgaccCAAagcgtacggcacctccgtgttcagcacacgttcagcacgatgacgtccctcgagctcttgatccagttgagggcGAGGGaaagtttcgtcagcacgacggcgtggcgacgatgatgatgaagttaccggcgcagggcttcgcctaggcactacgacgatatgactgaggtgtgtaactatggaggggggcaccgcacacggctaagagaaacttttgtgtacctttggggtgcccccctcccatgtatataaaggaggggggaagaggaggccgaccctagagggggcgcgccaaaggggggagtcctacttcgactctcagtccaagtaggattcggcccctctttcctattccgactaggagaaggagggaagggagaagaggggagaaggaaaggggggggggcccaaccctagtccaatttgatttgggcttgggggcgcgcgCCTCCATCTGGCCGCTGCCTCCTCTCTCCACcagggcccatgaaggcccattaactccgtggggggttccggtaactttccggtactccggaaaaatgcctgaacatcccggaaccattccgatgtccaaatgcaacctttcaatatatcaatttttatgtcttgaccacttcgagactcctcgtcatgtccgtgatctcatctgggactccgaacaaacttcggttcatcaaatcacataactcataatacaaattgtcatcgaacgttaaacgtgcggaccccacgggttcgagaactatgtagacatgaccgagacacatctctggtcaataaccaatagcggaacctggatgctcatattggttcctacatattctacgaagatctttatcggtcaaaccgcataacaacatacgttgttccctttgtcatcggtctATTAcgtgcccgagattcgatcgtcggtatcatcatacctagttcaatctcgttaccggcaagtctctttactcgttccgtaatgaatcatcccgcaactaactcattagtcacattgcttgcaaggcttatagtgatgtgcattaccgagagggcccagagatacctcttcgatacacggagtgacaaatcctaatcttgatctatgccaacccaacaaacaccttcggagacacctgtagaccatctttataatcacccagttacgttgtgatgtttgatagcacacaaggtgttcctccggtattcgggagttgcataatctcatagtcagaggaacatgtataagtcatgaagaaagcaatagcaataaaactaaacggtCATTAttctaagctaacggatgggtcttgtccatcacatcattctctaatgatgtgaccccgttcatcaaatgacaacacatgtctatggctaggaaacttaaccatctttgattaacgagctagtcaagtagaggcatactagggacgctatgtttgtttatgtattcacacatgtactaagtttccggttaatacaattctagcatgaataataaacatttatcatgatataaggaaatataaataacaactttattattgcctctagggcatattttcttcaatTTTTATTATTACTAGCATGTCAAATTTATTAGTTGGATCATGGCATTTTGATTATTGAGATCATAACAAAGAAAATGCAGAAGCATAGCAATTTTAATATTTGGATCATGGCATTTGTATTTTTATGTCAAGGAATTTTAATTATATTTTGATAATGGAAAATTCTTTTTTTGACCTTTAACATTTTCAGTTTTTGAATCATTTCTCACATGGAATTTATATACGCTTTTTAAAGCTCAAATCTTCCATGTATGATTTTATATTTTGATGGCACTTTTTCCCTTTTTGTGGGCTAGCTGTGTGTTATATATGAAATCCAAGATATTTGGCATTGcagtttttttttaattttttgttcGTTTGAGGGTGTACAATACCTGATCATTGAACGTGACTGCATTTTTATTCTGCACTCAAATGAGTTCCAAAATAACAGTTCTAAAATTTGCAGTGCATCCTAACAAAATGGCCTTTTCTTTCTGGCCCTACCTGATgtattgggggggggggggtgttgttCGCTGGGAGGGTTGTCCTCCAGCGAATGATTAAGTTCGTTGGATCATTTCTCCTGGGTTGAGCGAATCCTTCGTCGGGACCACTTCCCCTAGCGTTCGTCAGCTCCCTTCCTTAGGCCTAATTTGGTTGCAAGGAGAAAGCATCCCAGGGATCTAATCCTTCACAGGGGGGTTTCCATGGCCATTGGAGATCCTCTCCTCCCACCACGGGGAGATCACCACGTCAATTTGGATgacaggggagagggaggagatcATGTCCAAAAAACCGCTAGGCGTAGTGCTCGGGGTAATCACCGGAGGAGGTCGCTAAGTGTGCCTTGCACCGTTACCTCTCGTGCGCCAGTCGTGGATTTTCTCCACGGCCTCTCTAGCCGTGGATCTCTCACTCAAGGAAAGGATGAGAATTGGGGAAGAATATCCCCATCGAGCGAGCGACCAAATGCCCGGGTGGTTTTCCATGGGCCGATTTGCCCATTGGGCTCTACGCCTCGATTTAGCACGCACCTAGAAGATTTTCTCAACTTTCATGTGCAAAAAATTCAGATTTGTTTTCGAATTTTTGCTATTTTTTCCGAATATATTGTTCAACACGGTGAAACTTAAGGAATACAAAGATGCCACTAAAATCAACAACGGGGTAAAAACGCACCACATCGGTTTCTAGACCGTCAATGCTCTCCATTCTTCGACCTCTGGCCAATCTGAGAAGAATCCGATTGGGTTTTGGATCTTCAACATGATCAAATATTGATAGTGGTAAGCAACTGATACAAAATTTTATTTGCGTTTGCTATTAATCAGTCATCTGGGAAATTTTAGAACGTTCAGTCAATTCCCACATGTGAGATCAAGGCTCGACACGGCGTCCTCGATGTGGCTTTGCCTGAACCACGCAGGAGAACGGAACATCAAGTGTGGCAACGGCATCGCCGACAGGGGCGTGGAAGCAGATTGACTGGTGCGGGTAGGGGACTTTTACTTCTGATCGCCTCTCAGATTGGCCATGGTCGAGTTTGAAATGCACCACATCTATTAGTTTACCTTCATTGTTATCCATTTTCTCACCCCCTAGACTCACGGGGTAAGATAGTCAATACGAGAAGAATCTGATAGGGTTCTGGATCTGTGAATTTTTTAGACAAAATATCAGCATATGGGAAGCTTGGAGTGGCATGTATGGAAATTTCTCCATTATGTGTAGGCAGTACATGTTACAGAAATGAAGAAACTAAAATCACACCTGAAAGTGAAATATATAACACTCACTCCTTATTTCCACAAACAATTATAAATGATGTTGCACATGTCAAGCATGAATCCATGCATCCACAAGCCCCGTCAATGTCGCCACTGATTCTCCATCCTCGAGGAGAGCTTCTTTCGCCTGCCGCATCACCGCTAGAGTCCGATCTCGGAGCACCTTCCCGCCTTTTGAATCCATCATCCACTTGACCTTCTTGGCAACCTCCTTAGCCTCCACCACCTCCTTGTCATACCCTTTCATCGGGACGGCCAACTCCATCTCTTCCTCGAGAAATACAGCGTTCATCCTCTGCTCCGCGTATAACGGCCACGCCACCATAGGCACGCCAACCATAATAGACTCGAGCACCGAGTTCCACCCACAGTGTGTCACGAAACAACCCACGGCTTGATGTGCTAGCACGTCACCTTGTGGAGCCCAAGACTTCACGACAAGGCCCTTGCCATTGGTTCGTTCTAGGAAACCTTTTGGAAGCAGCACATCCAAGTCCGGCTCTGTCGTCGTGTCATCGCTTGGCGGGCTCCGCACAACCCAGAGGAACCTCTGTCCACTAGCCTCCAGCCCAGTGGCCATTTCTATGGTTTGTCTAGCGCTGAATCGGCCAAGGCTGCCAAAGCACAAGAACACCACACTGGCACTGGGTTGCATGTCCAGCCATGTGAGGCACTCATTGCCGCGCTTCACGCCCACCTCGCCTGACTTGATCAACGGCCCAATGCAGTAGACCGGGGGTGTCGAGAGGCCGGGTGGGGCGGAGAGCCCGGTGAGGATGGTGTCCATGGCACGAGGCTCCAGCGAGCGGAAGGTGTTGACGATGATGCCCTGTGACCGGAACAGGTTGAGGCTGACGTTTAGAAACGCATTGTAGGACGCGCCGTCACGGTCCATGAGCGGCTGGATGGTGTGGGTCGCCGGGAAGGAGGTGATCCCCGGGACGTGCACGATTTCCTCGCCCATTTCCCGGAAGCTCCTCGTGCTTTTACCATGCAGAACCGGGAGGTGCATGATGAAAGCCAGGATCTGGGCGCCGGAGGTGTTGAAGAAGTAGACGGGTATGCCGAGTTCCGCGGCCACGTCCACAGCGGCACTGCAGAAGAAGTCCACCACGAGGACGTCTGGGGAGGCGCCGGTGAGAAAGTCACGTAGGTGCGGGTTGGAGTGGCGGGCGATAGCTAAGGCCGGTATCATGGAGTGGTCAGACTCCAGGAGCTTGACCTGTGGTAGACGGTGGAAAGAGATGGAGGGGTTGGCCGCGGAGACGCCGGCCAGGAAGGGCCCCGTAGCGCCGGTGTCGTACACCGGGTCCATGAGGACGATGGTGACGGCTAGCCCACGGGCGACGAAGAGCTTGGCGAGCTCGACCATGGAGACCAGGTGGCCAATGAGCGGGGAGGAGTAGAGCATCACCCGCGGCTTCCGGGGACTGATCATCATGGTGGTGTTGGCTTTGGTGCCGTCCATGTTGGCGACAAGAACGTGGCTTGTGGAGTGTAGGTTTTTGTTTGAAATGTCACAGGAGAGTAAGGATGGCAAGTGATCGATGAAGGTGAAGAAGACGAACTGGACATTTATACAGGCGCGACATGGATCGCAACCGTGTTGCTCAGGTCAGGTGGAGACCGTGTTTGAACTTGCATGCATCCGACACTCTAATGGGCACCGAACCTTCTCAGGTTCTACGTACTCTAGAACTTCAAGGTGGCAGACAGAACGAACCTGGATGCTCACTTTATCCGTATATTGTATGCTGATATATGATGATCATCCGATGAAGACGCATTATATTATGCTACAAAATGAGGACGTCATCAATGACGAACGGAAGTGTTACGTCCCGGCCGTATGTGCTAACGTCCCATGAGGAGATCAGTTCAACATAGAAATCAATCACTTAATTATTAAAGTCTGGTACTCCTACTACCTTTGCACGTTAACTAATATAGTAGGGTTGGACACGGCGTTTTGGTGCTCGGGCACAGCTGCACCCGAAATCTTTACCATCTGTTCTCATCTGGGGATTCGCATAACTCGTTCTGACAGGTCTGTGCCGGTACGCTGGAAAACCGATATACTTCGCCGTGTATGTAGTGAACAGTGCGTGTATGCGGGCCGGAATCGTATGTGTGGACGTCAGTCGTCGAGCGGGCCTGGCTGGTCCATAGACCAAATCGTTTACTTTTGTAACCTGAGCCGTGGAAGGGAGTTACGGGACAGGCAGGCGTGTCAAAGCTGAGCCGACCAACCGGCCGCCGCCGAGGACGACACATCTCCCTCCGGCTGAAGGCTGCAGCGGCTGCAGGTAACCAAAGATGGAGGGCGCTAGCATGGAGTTTTTGCTGGACGCGGTCGACGCGTAAGGAAACCCTGCCCTCTGGCTGGAGATCTATCTTTTTTTCTTGGTAATGCAGTGGACATGGCGCGACGGCTGACCATTGTTACGCCGCCCGCAAATGGCTATGTCTGGCAGATTCCCCTACAGGAGGAGTACGCGGAAAACTTCGAAACCTAGATCCAGTTCCGCTTGCAGTCATCCCGCGGGGTGATGGCACCGGCGGTGAGCCTGCTGACTCAATCGCTGGGTCCGGCTGCGGGCAGAGTGGGCGGCGCTAGCCAGGGGCACCCAGAGGCCGACGAGCGGCGTCGACGGGAGGCCTCGCCGATGAGATCCGCATAATCTGCCAACAAAGTGTATCCTGAGCCCCCTGGATGGACAAAAAGGTGCAGCCGCAAACCACTTCTGTTCCTCTGTTCTGCATTTTAATTTGTTCGTAGCTGCTCTGTTTTTTCCTACTTCCTAGTACTCCAGCATGGAGCCATGATAATCAGTGAAAATACTTAGAAATCATAGTTCTTGGTCTTGAACAAAAAAATGACTGCATCAAACTGAATCTAGACTTTGACGAAAAAATTACTTATGGAAATGCAATTGTCAGGTAGTGATACGTATATATTCAGAAATCTGATGAAGTAGAAAAAAAAACGGACTGGTTACTTAGGAATTGAAATATGATCAGAATAATACTCTGATTCATGATTTCGTAGTATTTGCGGCTAATACTCCATAGAGCTGTCTTCCTTGTTTAGATCATTTGTGAACATCTGAGTAAAAAAAACAAGGTGGGGTGACTGGGAGTGTTCATATCAGGTGTAAATATTTTGACTGTTTTATCATGTCGAGACTTACATAGTTGGTGCTTGCTTGTAAA from Triticum urartu cultivar G1812 chromosome 3, Tu2.1, whole genome shotgun sequence encodes:
- the LOC125547771 gene encoding UDP-glycosyltransferase 88A1-like encodes the protein MDGTKANTTMMISPRKPRVMLYSSPLIGHLVSMVELAKLFVARGLAVTIVLMDPVYDTGATGPFLAGVSAANPSISFHRLPQVKLLESDHSMIPALAIARHSNPHLRDFLTGASPDVLVVDFFCSAAVDVAAELGIPVYFFNTSGAQILAFIMHLPVLHGKSTRSFREMGEEIVHVPGITSFPATHTIQPLMDRDGASYNAFLNVSLNLFRSQGIIVNTFRSLEPRAMDTILTGLSAPPGLSTPPVYCIGPLIKSGEVGVKRGNECLTWLDMQPSASVVFLCFGSLGRFSARQTIEMATGLEASGQRFLWVVRSPPSDDTTTEPDLDVLLPKGFLERTNGKGLVVKSWAPQGDVLAHQAVGCFVTHCGWNSVLESIMVGVPMVAWPLYAEQRMNAVFLEEEMELAVPMKGYDKEVVEAKEVAKKVKWMMDSKGGKVLRDRTLAVMRQAKEALLEDGESVATLTGLVDAWIHA